One window of Mesorhizobium sp. PAMC28654 genomic DNA carries:
- a CDS encoding Flp family type IVb pilin, with protein MKTLLRRFVKDETGATVVEYGVIVTVLSLVIVGGVGQAMNALQWLFSDNGSRLANAFAAH; from the coding sequence ATGAAAACACTGCTGCGACGATTTGTGAAAGACGAAACGGGTGCGACGGTTGTCGAGTACGGCGTGATCGTCACCGTGTTGTCGCTCGTCATTGTCGGTGGCGTCGGTCAGGCAATGAACGCGCTTCAGTGGCTGTTCAGCGACAATGGCAGCCGGCTCGCAAACGCTTTCGCAGCCCACTGA
- a CDS encoding methyltransferase domain-containing protein, with product MQPMLDTSLWLAHKRRALAHPVTGADFLMQRTAEDLADRLGAVERKFGKAAALFCQTQAAADVLAESGKVTDITRVEGGMAFLGDATGLVEPLETVPFAPESLDLAVSLLSLQAMNDVPGMLIQIRRALKPDGLFLGAFAGAGTLSELRESLLAAETELYGGASPRVLPFTDVRDAGALLQRAGFALPVADVETVTVRYETLFDLMADLRAMGETSTLVDRSRRPGARKFFARAAEIYAERFSDADGRIRASFSIVWMSGWAPDASQQKPLKPGSATVSLARILEDPGILEDPGGR from the coding sequence TTGCAGCCCATGCTCGATACCTCGCTTTGGCTGGCGCATAAGCGCCGTGCGCTGGCACATCCGGTTACCGGCGCGGATTTCCTCATGCAACGCACGGCGGAAGACCTCGCGGACCGGCTTGGCGCGGTCGAGCGCAAGTTCGGCAAGGCGGCCGCGCTGTTTTGCCAGACGCAAGCCGCGGCCGACGTACTGGCCGAAAGCGGAAAGGTGACGGATATCACGCGCGTTGAAGGCGGCATGGCATTCCTCGGCGATGCGACGGGGCTGGTCGAGCCGCTGGAGACCGTGCCGTTCGCCCCGGAAAGCCTCGACCTGGCTGTCTCGCTTCTGTCATTGCAAGCGATGAACGACGTCCCCGGCATGCTGATCCAGATCCGTCGCGCGCTGAAGCCGGATGGCCTCTTCCTCGGCGCCTTTGCCGGCGCCGGCACGCTTTCCGAATTGCGCGAGAGCCTGCTGGCCGCCGAGACGGAACTCTATGGCGGCGCCAGCCCGCGCGTCCTGCCATTCACCGACGTGCGCGACGCCGGCGCGCTCCTGCAACGCGCTGGTTTTGCGTTGCCGGTCGCCGACGTCGAGACGGTGACGGTCCGCTATGAAACGCTGTTTGATCTCATGGCTGATCTTCGGGCGATGGGCGAAACCAGCACGCTTGTCGATCGCAGCAGGCGGCCTGGGGCACGAAAGTTCTTTGCCCGTGCCGCCGAAATCTACGCCGAGCGGTTTTCGGACGCCGACGGGCGCATCAGGGCCAGTTTCTCGATCGTCTGGATGTCCGGCTGGGCGCCCGATGCCTCGCAACAGAAGCCGCTGAAGCCAGGCTCGGCAACCGTATCGCTGGCAAGGATATTGGAAGACCCTGGGATATTGGAAGACCCTGGTGGGCGCTGA
- a CDS encoding ComF family protein has product MADPMPEIKHIEIRSLARTALGWPARILFPPVCAGCRRHVSQPGVLCGGCWPKLRLLERPWCPVMGTPFTHHMGEGFLSAEAIADPPPFERARAAVAYSGVARQMVQGLKYQDRTDLAPWMARWMVRAGAELIADADVVVPVPLHWRRFRRKFNQSAELARAVSQLSGVAFVPSAMRRVKPTRQQVGLERKDREENVRAAFRVPNEAEIEIAGRRVLLIDDVYTTGATLRAATKALKKGGAGAVDVLTFARVLPGDFRADESTTI; this is encoded by the coding sequence GTGGCCGATCCGATGCCAGAGATCAAGCATATTGAGATCAGGAGCCTCGCCCGGACGGCACTGGGCTGGCCGGCGCGGATATTGTTTCCACCGGTCTGCGCCGGATGCCGCCGCCACGTCTCGCAGCCTGGCGTGCTGTGCGGTGGCTGCTGGCCGAAACTGCGGCTCTTGGAGCGGCCATGGTGTCCGGTGATGGGAACGCCGTTCACCCATCATATGGGCGAGGGGTTCCTGTCCGCCGAGGCGATCGCCGACCCGCCACCTTTCGAACGGGCGCGGGCCGCGGTTGCCTATTCCGGCGTCGCCCGCCAGATGGTGCAAGGGCTGAAGTACCAGGACCGCACGGATCTCGCGCCATGGATGGCGCGCTGGATGGTGCGCGCCGGCGCCGAATTGATCGCCGACGCGGATGTGGTCGTGCCGGTGCCGCTGCACTGGCGGCGGTTCAGGCGAAAGTTCAACCAGTCGGCGGAGCTGGCAAGGGCGGTGTCGCAACTCAGTGGCGTCGCCTTCGTTCCGTCCGCGATGCGGCGTGTGAAACCAACCCGCCAACAGGTGGGGCTGGAAAGAAAGGACCGCGAGGAGAATGTGCGCGCCGCCTTCCGTGTGCCGAATGAAGCCGAGATCGAGATCGCCGGCCGTCGGGTGCTGCTGATCGACGATGTCTACACAACCGGCGCCACCCTTCGCGCCGCCACCAAGGCATTGAAAAAGGGCGGCGCCGGCGCGGTCGACGTCCTTACCTTCGCACGTGTGCTGCCAGGGGACTTTCGGGCGGATGAGTCCACGACTATATAA
- the grxC gene encoding glutaredoxin 3: protein MVDVTIYTRMMCGYCAAAKRLLERKGVAYTEHDASFSPELRQEMISRAHGRATFPQIFIGDKHVGGCDDLHELEAEGRLDKLLTNGSTI, encoded by the coding sequence ATGGTCGATGTCACGATCTATACGCGCATGATGTGCGGCTATTGCGCCGCCGCCAAGCGGCTGCTCGAGCGCAAGGGGGTTGCTTATACCGAGCACGACGCCTCCTTCTCGCCGGAGCTGCGCCAAGAAATGATTTCGCGTGCTCATGGCCGCGCGACCTTTCCGCAGATATTCATCGGCGACAAGCATGTCGGCGGCTGCGATGATCTCCATGAGCTGGAAGCAGAAGGCCGGCTGGACAAGCTGCTCACCAACGGCTCGACAATTTGA
- a CDS encoding carbon-nitrogen hydrolase family protein, with the protein MGAFKAAAIQMRSGESSERNAVDMERLVRQAAGEGATYIQTPEMTGAMVRDKQARATAFTPEDKDIIVSTSRRLASELGIFLHIGSTAIVRADGKLANRALLFGPDGATLATYDKIHMFDVDLDNGESWRESAAYEPGAEAVVTNINGTKLGFAVCYDLRFPQLFRAEALAGAQVLTVPAAFTRQTGEAHWHVLLRARAIENGAYVIAAAQGGLHEDGRETYGHSLIVDPWGRIIAEVANDAPGVIVAEIDPAQSTAARQKIPNLKNARDFTVDAGSADAPLLRGAAS; encoded by the coding sequence ATGGGTGCTTTCAAGGCGGCTGCGATCCAGATGCGTTCAGGCGAGAGCTCGGAGCGCAACGCGGTGGATATGGAACGGCTGGTGCGCCAGGCGGCGGGCGAGGGTGCGACCTACATCCAGACGCCGGAAATGACCGGCGCCATGGTGCGCGACAAGCAGGCGCGAGCCACAGCCTTCACCCCAGAGGACAAGGACATCATCGTCTCGACCTCGCGCAGGCTGGCCAGCGAACTCGGCATCTTCCTGCACATTGGGTCGACTGCAATCGTGCGGGCCGACGGCAAGCTTGCCAATCGTGCGCTTCTGTTCGGCCCGGACGGCGCAACACTTGCCACCTACGACAAGATCCACATGTTCGACGTCGATCTCGACAATGGCGAGAGCTGGCGCGAATCGGCTGCCTACGAGCCCGGCGCCGAGGCGGTGGTGACCAACATCAACGGCACGAAGCTCGGCTTTGCCGTCTGCTACGATCTGCGTTTTCCGCAATTGTTCCGGGCCGAGGCGCTGGCCGGCGCGCAAGTGCTTACGGTGCCCGCCGCCTTCACGCGCCAAACCGGCGAGGCGCACTGGCATGTGCTGCTCAGGGCGCGCGCCATCGAGAACGGCGCCTATGTGATCGCCGCCGCGCAGGGCGGTTTGCATGAGGATGGCCGCGAGACCTATGGTCATTCGCTGATCGTCGATCCCTGGGGCCGCATCATCGCGGAAGTCGCCAATGATGCGCCGGGAGTAATCGTGGCCGAGATCGACCCGGCGCAGTCGACCGCCGCGCGCCAGAAAATCCCGAATCTCAAGAACGCCCGGGATTTCACCGTGGATGCCGGGTCTGCGGACGCGCCGTTGCTGCGAGGCGCTGCATCTTGA
- a CDS encoding DUF1178 family protein produces MIRFSLICEHEHEFEGWFRGNDDFDTQKKRGFVDCPACGSHKVQKALMAPAVSTARKQEKIALAMGEAQKQALAQLKAMAEKVRENADYVGDKFAEEARKIHFGESDARGIYGEATLEEAKGLVEDGIEFMPIPSFPDERN; encoded by the coding sequence TTGATCCGCTTCTCCCTCATTTGCGAGCACGAGCACGAATTCGAAGGCTGGTTCCGCGGCAATGACGATTTCGATACGCAGAAAAAGCGTGGCTTTGTCGATTGCCCGGCCTGTGGTTCGCACAAGGTTCAGAAGGCGCTGATGGCGCCGGCGGTCTCGACCGCGCGCAAGCAGGAAAAGATCGCGCTGGCCATGGGCGAAGCGCAGAAGCAGGCTTTGGCGCAGTTGAAGGCGATGGCCGAGAAGGTGCGCGAAAACGCTGACTATGTCGGCGACAAGTTCGCCGAGGAGGCACGAAAAATCCATTTCGGCGAGAGCGATGCGCGCGGCATCTATGGCGAGGCGACGCTGGAAGAGGCCAAGGGCCTTGTTGAGGACGGCATCGAGTTCATGCCGATCCCGAGTTTTCCCGACGAGCGAAATTGA